The genomic window TAAGGACTGTTATATTGGATCGCCCATATGAATTTGCGACTGTTATCCAATGCACCAAAGAACTATTTTGGTACTCTATTAAATCGATAAAGGAAATTATCAATTGTattcagggccggaccgtaagtttagaggGTCCTGgactaacactacttaggggcccacctaagacatatccgAACGTAGATTTGAAACCATACgacctgtttaatttaattaagttatggattatttcggattatcgtctatttttgactttgacttgacttagctggggcccctttGAATcaacggggccctgggctgaagcccaaaaagccatatggtagatccggtcCTGATTGTATTgagtctaataaaataatattgattccTATCGAAAAGAAACAAGGGTAggaagaaataaacaaaagtcccagaccattttaatattgtaacaatttatacaaatttgttttcatagatttcacagatttaaaaaaaatatattatttttttaattaagataatatacttttttcattggtatgtaaagattttattttataatattacaaggcATTTGATGCTTACGACTTAAATGTTCTTTTTCATTAAAACGTTTGTgcaatttttgaaataagaataaatgataattatgacGTCACGGTATAAACGGACAAGTATCATCATATGCTTATTGGAAATTTGTTACCGCtgttgtttcgatttgaagggtaCTTGCTTACTCTAGCTCACTTGAGCAAGTGAAATACACGCTAGAGGTCTAATTAGCGGTGTATTATCAATGTCAGGGCCTAAAGTAAAGCATCTAGAATTACGAATTTCAATAGCCCACACCACAAGAGTATTATATTACGTATGTATGTTACTTACTGATAATATATCATGCCATAGGTCGCATGtatatacatgttttttttttattttaatattttttaatcatattcaaGGTGcgaatctttaataatatataaataataatgtttgaattatctttgtggtagggctctgtgcaagcccctctgggtaggtaccgcccacagATCACAGAttatactgccaaacagcaatatttagtattgttgtgtttggtttgaaggttaagtgagccagtgtaaatcaCTGCACACGGGacgtaatattttagttcccaacgttgatggcacattgtcaatgtaaggaattgttaatattctaacagcgccaataaGAGAAGTGGTGACCATTCACcaccattattatataaataaataagtagttacTTACATACATGTAaacttaactattatttttatcatttaattagaaaatcgttttttttttagtaaaattgtatTCAGGTCAGTCGCTGCAGATGTAGATTGAATTTTGTCGACGAAAATACTACAGGGAAACTATTAGAGAGATTCGATTATAGAAAGCGTAGTCAGCTGTGCCGTCTGACGATGCCGCAATATTATATAACGACTGCAGGTTCATCATCTCGGTTCGATTGAATACCTTCGTATAGAGCTCAAATCAGAGTCGAGTCCATCGCTGTCGTATAACACTCGATGGACTGGACAGTGATAGGGCCGACCGGTTTAATTGGAACCGAGTGGATTCTCGATCAGTAATTCCGTGATTTACCGCGGAGGTGGTGTTGTTTACCGGGCGGCGGGCGGCAGTGCGCGGGCGGGCAGGGTGTCGCGCGCGTCGTGGGGCGGCGGCCCGCGGTCAGCTGGATGCGCGCGCCGCGGTCGATACGCACGTGGCGCAGGGCGCAGGCGCGCGGCTATCGAGCCCGCAAACGGGCCGCTGCCACCGCGAGCCACACACGCGATGCATGCGGGCACCTAGCGGATACACGCGCGCGGGCCTCATGGGCACCGTGCTGAGCTTCAGCCCGCGAGAGCGGCGACCGCCCGCAGCCGCTCCACCGCCCGATCGCGCCGCGCTCGCTTATTCCTACGAACGACTCAACAACGCTAAGAACAGAGAGAACCGCGATGAGCGTACACGGGACGAGCGTCGCGCCACCCTCGACGATGCCGCCAAGATTATCTCAGAAAAAACCGCCCTCGAGAAAAACCTCAAGAAGCATTCGTTGTTTATCAACGCGCTATCATGGAAGAGGTTCTCAACCgccaataataataagaaaaagttaGAATGCAAGAGCAAGAGCGTTTCGACGTTCCGGGCGCCTCTCACAGACAATGCCCCACTCGATAGGAACAAGAACGTCAGCGTCGGTGGTGCGATATACGCGCGGGCACCGGTGGCACCTCTTCCACCACCGCCGACGGAGGTAGCGCGCACTAATGCGCTAAATAACAATGTGTGCTACGCGGAGAAGCTACCTACGACAGCAGTGGGGACGGCCCCGGTGCCGGCGCCGAGGAAGACGGTGATACAAGCATCGACATCGGAGCTGCTCAAGTGCCTGGGCATGTTCCTGCATGCGCGGTGCCACCGCCTGCGCGACTTCCAGGCTGGCGACGCCGTGATGTGGCTGCGAACTGTCGACCGATCATTGCTCCTGCAAGGTTGGCAGGTAACTATGCTTGAAATTAACTTTCTAAAATAACATCATTTGaatcgtttaataataataataatataattttgtatccaTCAATAAATGCTTGAGCATTTTTTTTCTCCTTCACTTAATCAGTAATTTCTATTATTCCGATTAATGTCCTGCGCATTGCgcaattttatctaaatatgatACATTTCATAAATTAGGTCTAGGTACTTATGACGTCCATATTTCTAAGAGAAGGTGAGTGTATAGCATCTGCATCGTGTCCGTGACATGTTTGTGAGATGTGGAGAGTACTTCCATAGCCATGAATGCGTAATACAATTGTTCAGCCTAATCGTAGTGCTATCATTAATACACCACATTAAAGTAATTACCTTTGCAATTGTAACGCGtccttgttattaataaattatgtaataacgcaacagataatttaaaaaaaaaaaaacaatttactcaaaaaaatatagtttttctaAATTTCTTGACGTTTCGTCTcactaattaatttatcgtCTGAATTATCTTAAGGTATCTAacgttatatacttaaaaattaatcaataacgATAATTAGGATATGTAAACAGTGGGCGGATAACATTACACTTTAAAATTGTGCGATAAGTATGCTTAATGACAGGCagttataatcttttatttaaggTGAAGGTTTACGtaagaatttttctttattgtttgCATCGGGGcattcattttttcttttatttgattaagTAAGGCAtccataaaagtaaaaatgataGAAATGTCTTATTAGTATAAAAGTAAGCCTGTTAATGGCAAATGCCCAGCCGTGGGACGTACATTTTTCTCGAatggagaagttttggagcttattccaccatgttCGTGGATGTACATGGGACAACATTTCATCCAAAACATGTAGGTTTCTCGACATTGTTTTGTTTCACCGTAAAACACgagagataaattaataataataatgatttagttcagctagtttttataaatttaaacaattaaacatataaaaactttgtGGTTTGTCCGGACTTGAACCCGCAAGCTTCGGTtaacatatgttttaattactaGATCATCTGGGCTCGAAGCGACAATCTATacaataattacgtaaataaaatgtcGGCGATAATTATGCGGGGAAAACTCCCCGAAGCGAGGCGAGGTCGCGATTTCCCGCTCCAGTTTGTACATACGCAGCGCTTGTGCTTCAGACAACACCTGACAACACCTCACGTTTTCATGCaggtctaaaaataaatattaagtacgtactacatattataaataaatagatattttttatctacaatTTGCGTTTTTTTATCGTtccacttttaaatatatcgttCTCTAAAGCAATGGTCAGCGAACTTACTGCCAAggttaatgattttatttccggttaaaacataaaatggcgacactgtttaaaaaaacctttgtaACTTTATgttcctttattaataaaaaatggtgaccgtgaatttttattttattgcataataattatggtgctatgggattttttttttggcagaCAACCTGATATATGATCGTCTTTTtaaggtaatataaataaaataatcctcatgtaaaaccatattattttattaatatgtacaaCAGATTGAACATTTTTTTCAGTCGAgtgtttgaataataaattaaattcttttgaccccttataaaaaagaaaaacaagaaaTACGATTATTAGGTAATCTGAAACCTAAATatcgatatatgtatatgaatgatAGGATTTAATGGAAAAACCCCGCGGAAGGAGTCGCCGGGAACGTGtagtttaataaatgaataggtAGATATAAATGTCAGTCGTTAGTTCAAATGACGAACAACGCTGCGATTCGAAGTATCTCTTTTGTTTACAAAACCCACATCAGAGTAGCCTGGAAATAAAGATTACATTTCTTAAGAGGAGAATGGGTTTGTTTGCATAGCAGAAATAAATTGAGAGtttcagtaaaatataattatgtaagttAAAATCCTGCATCTGAAacgtacattaattaaattctacatGCGTTGCTGATGCCTTTTAAAACGACTCCATTTGGCTTTGAGgatttcacatttaattttgtattttatcaaatgttaCCATATACCATAAATATGAGCGCACAAGgtacatttattaaacttttaaaacaa from Vanessa tameamea isolate UH-Manoa-2023 chromosome 17, ilVanTame1 primary haplotype, whole genome shotgun sequence includes these protein-coding regions:
- the LOC113400534 gene encoding cyclin-dependent kinase 5 activator 1, whose product is MRAPSGYTRAGLMGTVLSFSPRERRPPAAAPPPDRAALAYSYERLNNAKNRENRDERTRDERRATLDDAAKIISEKTALEKNLKKHSLFINALSWKRFSTANNNKKKLECKSKSVSTFRAPLTDNAPLDRNKNVSVGGAIYARAPVAPLPPPPTEVARTNALNNNVCYAEKLPTTAVGTAPVPAPRKTVIQASTSELLKCLGMFLHARCHRLRDFQAGDAVMWLRTVDRSLLLQGWQDVAFINPANVVFVYMLVRELVDGERIARPQELQAVVLTCLYLSYSYMGNEISYPLKPFLVEDSKDKFWDRCLLIVDRLSFNMLRINSEPGFFTEVFTELKACGAVDSPPPAPPHPAPAPPHAMTAA